Proteins encoded by one window of Salinigranum rubrum:
- a CDS encoding Lrp/AsnC family transcriptional regulator: MPDAREWIEDPRVVDLLEERMDHKDYLIFRELNENGRLSDTELAERVGLSRSAARRRRKRLQEEGILEIFALLVFKQADYTYAEVQITYAVSASQEQIDQFIQKLLDDGLVYEVAECMGTHDLMLRVWESSLSEINAHVRELLHDNDIAESYSVVPITNSYKMFHRDFSTESSDD; encoded by the coding sequence ATGCCTGATGCGCGTGAGTGGATCGAGGACCCGCGTGTCGTCGACCTGCTCGAAGAGCGGATGGACCACAAGGATTACCTCATCTTCCGCGAACTCAACGAAAACGGTCGACTCTCCGACACTGAACTCGCAGAACGGGTCGGACTCTCTCGATCCGCGGCACGACGGCGTCGTAAACGGTTACAGGAGGAAGGAATCCTCGAGATATTCGCTCTGCTCGTGTTCAAACAGGCCGACTACACGTACGCCGAAGTCCAGATAACGTATGCGGTATCCGCGAGCCAAGAGCAAATCGACCAATTCATCCAGAAGTTGCTCGACGATGGCCTCGTGTACGAGGTGGCCGAGTGTATGGGGACACACGATCTAATGCTTCGTGTCTGGGAGTCCTCGCTCAGCGAGATTAACGCACACGTCCGCGAGTTGCTTCACGATAACGACATCGCGGAGTCTTACTCGGTCGTTCCGATCACCAACTCGTACAAGATGTTCCATCGTGACTTCTCCACGGAGTCGTCTGACGACTGA
- a CDS encoding AroM family protein produces the protein MTTIGLITIGQAPRTDITPDIVDFLPDGVDVVEAGALDEFDSSEAIEAAVGPTEGEPIFVTRLRDGSSVTVDRASVVDLVQARIDEVAANEEVSAIGVLCTGHFPDFEASVPILEPSDLLHGWATSIALDGTVGVIVPEQEQVDQTFEKWKGFELRTAAGSPYVDEDEVTPAAQSIGTDVDLIVMDCMGYTPAMKATVREQTNTSVLLGRSVLAKTMTEVL, from the coding sequence ATGACGACGATCGGCCTCATCACCATTGGGCAGGCACCACGAACGGACATCACCCCTGACATCGTCGACTTCCTGCCGGACGGCGTAGACGTCGTTGAGGCCGGCGCGCTCGACGAGTTCGACTCCAGCGAGGCGATCGAGGCTGCCGTTGGACCGACGGAGGGGGAGCCGATATTCGTCACTCGCCTACGTGACGGGTCGTCAGTCACGGTCGATCGTGCGTCCGTGGTCGACCTCGTCCAGGCGCGTATCGACGAGGTCGCCGCGAATGAGGAGGTCTCCGCTATCGGCGTCCTCTGTACCGGTCACTTCCCCGACTTCGAGGCCTCCGTCCCGATCCTCGAACCGAGCGACCTGCTCCACGGGTGGGCGACGAGCATCGCGCTCGACGGCACCGTCGGGGTTATCGTCCCCGAACAGGAACAAGTCGACCAGACCTTCGAGAAGTGGAAGGGGTTCGAACTGCGCACCGCTGCCGGGTCGCCGTACGTCGACGAGGACGAGGTCACCCCGGCAGCACAGTCGATCGGCACCGACGTGGACCTCATCGTGATGGACTGTATGGGGTACACGCCAGCGATGAAAGCGACTGTTCGCGAACAGACCAACACCAGCGTGTTACTCGGCCGGTCAGTGCTGGCAAAGACGATGACCGAGGTGCTGTAA
- a CDS encoding succinylglutamate desuccinylase/aspartoacylase family protein, translated as MTDTIQVGDATAAPGELATGHIPGVELTTGDRIDIPVIVLNGVEDGPTALLFSTQHGKELQGTQVVHRLMHDELSPELVAGAVVGIPVANPLAFMHATYRTWIDNRDLGYVSVENPHGNTTERMANAIWSEAWSDADIVLNFHCNDHPDSLYFQIIEPTAETEADLERAAKAFGVTTIRKDNLVESGPSPIGADRIPTLSNKGAAKGIPELMIEFIDGRYLDSKSLDVGVTGTMNVLREFDVLPGAAKEGPQEDISLVPCRYTGGSGVNRAYGMLRNEHGGLLYPRAETGTFIEAGEVVADVVNLHGERIERVEMPEDGYLWAYAGAQQFATSGGMQTIESGGKVVYAFTHEEPDK; from the coding sequence ATGACAGACACTATTCAGGTCGGTGACGCGACCGCGGCCCCCGGCGAGCTGGCCACAGGCCACATCCCGGGAGTCGAACTGACGACCGGCGACCGAATCGACATCCCCGTCATCGTGCTCAACGGAGTTGAAGACGGTCCGACGGCGCTTCTGTTCTCGACACAACACGGGAAAGAACTCCAGGGGACACAGGTGGTCCACCGCCTGATGCACGACGAACTGTCGCCTGAATTAGTCGCCGGTGCGGTGGTGGGCATCCCTGTCGCGAACCCACTCGCGTTTATGCACGCTACCTACCGGACGTGGATAGATAACCGCGACTTGGGCTATGTGAGTGTCGAGAACCCACACGGGAACACGACTGAGCGGATGGCGAACGCCATCTGGAGCGAGGCGTGGAGCGACGCGGACATCGTCCTCAACTTCCACTGTAACGACCATCCAGACTCGCTGTACTTCCAAATCATCGAGCCGACGGCGGAGACCGAGGCCGATCTTGAGCGGGCAGCGAAGGCCTTCGGAGTGACGACGATCCGAAAAGACAACCTCGTCGAATCGGGGCCGAGTCCGATCGGTGCGGACCGTATCCCGACCCTGAGCAACAAGGGTGCCGCGAAAGGAATCCCCGAGCTGATGATCGAATTCATCGACGGCCGATACCTCGACTCAAAGAGTCTAGACGTCGGTGTCACCGGCACGATGAACGTACTCCGGGAATTCGACGTCCTACCGGGTGCTGCCAAGGAGGGCCCACAGGAGGATATCTCGCTGGTCCCCTGTCGGTACACCGGTGGGAGTGGCGTCAACCGGGCGTACGGCATGCTCCGAAACGAACACGGCGGACTGCTCTATCCCCGGGCGGAGACGGGAACGTTCATCGAGGCTGGCGAGGTTGTAGCCGATGTCGTGAACCTTCACGGCGAACGCATCGAACGTGTCGAAATGCCCGAAGATGGCTACCTGTGGGCGTACGCCGGCGCCCAACAGTTCGCCACCTCTGGTGGGATGCAGACGATCGAATCCGGTGGGAAGGTCGTCTACGCGTTCACCCACGAAGAGCCGGACAAGTGA
- a CDS encoding nitroreductase family protein: MTGTGSSDRATRYGERLEVPDLAPWLASRATVREFDTEATISESEVRELVDAGRKAPTSGTTQMYSFVWVRDQSVREQIHDLCDRGTVQIEEASHFLVVCIDLRRIEHLLTHRNREFQLAPTMGVLEGSIDASLAAMGIMVAAESRGYGVCPIGNILNNLGAIASTLDLPSGVLPLYGLCIGVPKHGEATENAPRVPLDAVLHEDGYEDPSTELLEECYRSMNAMYGESVYGDSTREWQETLERYWGPEGFMNRRERTLLDALRQQGFFAARGIDERADENTTQP, encoded by the coding sequence GTGACTGGGACGGGAAGTTCCGATCGCGCCACACGGTACGGGGAGCGACTCGAGGTGCCTGACCTCGCACCGTGGCTCGCCTCGCGGGCCACAGTCAGAGAGTTCGACACGGAGGCGACGATTTCCGAGTCGGAGGTGCGGGAACTCGTCGACGCCGGCCGGAAAGCGCCGACGAGTGGAACGACCCAAATGTACAGTTTCGTTTGGGTCCGGGACCAGTCGGTCCGCGAGCAAATTCACGACCTCTGTGACCGTGGGACGGTCCAGATCGAGGAGGCGAGTCACTTCCTCGTAGTCTGTATCGACCTGCGCCGTATAGAGCACCTCCTCACACACCGCAACCGGGAGTTCCAGCTAGCCCCGACGATGGGGGTCCTGGAAGGATCTATCGACGCCTCGCTGGCGGCGATGGGGATAATGGTGGCCGCCGAAAGTCGCGGCTACGGCGTCTGTCCAATCGGGAACATCCTGAACAACCTCGGTGCGATAGCCTCGACACTCGACTTGCCGTCCGGGGTACTCCCTCTCTACGGACTCTGCATCGGCGTGCCCAAACACGGCGAAGCGACCGAGAACGCGCCGCGGGTCCCCCTCGACGCCGTCCTCCATGAGGACGGATACGAGGACCCGTCCACGGAACTGCTGGAGGAGTGTTACCGGTCGATGAACGCGATGTACGGCGAGAGCGTCTACGGCGATTCCACGCGGGAATGGCAAGAGACCCTCGAACGCTACTGGGGTCCCGAAGGGTTCATGAACAGGCGTGAACGGACGCTGCTCGATGCGCTCCGCCAGCAGGGCTTCTTCGCCGCCCGCGGCATCGACGAACGAGCAGACGAGAACACTACACAGCCATGA
- a CDS encoding xanthine dehydrogenase family protein molybdopterin-binding subunit, with amino-acid sequence MKELKSVGTTIKRRDGEGHIKGQTEYVDDIPFQNLKHLHAVRSPVAHAEIKGLDFSAAEEVDGFVDYLTHEDVPNNLYTILRLVGVGPDEEPLLAEDRVRYEGEPIAAVIADSKGAAMEAASKVEVDLEELPAVFDVEEALEDDAPILKDWGTNHFEFEGHHCRRVRRGDVDAAFEEADHIVEGRYQTSPIEQAPTETTSATAKPEANGRFTVHTNTQALFFSLDNTAITLDIPFEKLQFKGGTVGGGFGGKVDVIVEQLATLGAKKTGYPVRYKFTREEEMKVSSPRGAWRMYFKDGVTDDGEIIAREVTSYADAGAYNRHTPYAVTKHAANLAGPYNIPNAKFDCYCVYTNKQPSSAMRGFGVTPCSFAIENHMDKIADELGLDRWEVRFKNAYKNGDITPHRKEVEDASLIECMQSTAEMIDVDLPEEFKQMSSLENTEEHNV; translated from the coding sequence ATGAAAGAACTCAAATCGGTCGGGACGACGATCAAGCGCCGCGACGGTGAGGGCCACATCAAGGGCCAGACGGAGTACGTCGACGACATCCCCTTCCAGAACCTGAAACACCTCCACGCCGTCCGAAGCCCGGTCGCACACGCCGAGATCAAGGGGCTAGACTTCAGCGCCGCCGAGGAGGTCGACGGGTTCGTCGACTATCTCACGCACGAGGACGTGCCCAACAACCTCTACACGATTCTCCGACTCGTCGGCGTCGGGCCGGACGAGGAACCGTTGCTGGCCGAAGACCGGGTCCGATACGAGGGCGAACCCATCGCCGCGGTCATCGCGGACTCGAAGGGGGCCGCGATGGAGGCCGCCTCGAAGGTCGAGGTCGACTTGGAGGAGCTACCGGCCGTCTTCGACGTCGAGGAGGCCCTCGAAGACGACGCACCGATCCTCAAAGACTGGGGAACGAACCACTTCGAGTTCGAGGGACACCACTGTCGGCGCGTCCGGCGGGGTGACGTCGACGCGGCGTTCGAGGAGGCGGACCACATCGTCGAGGGCAGATACCAGACCAGCCCCATCGAACAGGCCCCGACGGAGACGACTTCGGCGACGGCGAAGCCGGAGGCGAACGGTCGCTTCACCGTCCACACGAACACCCAGGCGCTGTTCTTTTCGCTCGACAACACCGCGATAACGCTCGATATCCCCTTCGAGAAACTCCAGTTCAAGGGCGGGACCGTCGGCGGCGGCTTCGGCGGCAAGGTCGACGTCATCGTCGAGCAACTCGCGACGCTGGGGGCCAAGAAGACCGGCTACCCCGTACGGTACAAGTTCACTCGCGAGGAGGAAATGAAAGTCTCCTCGCCGCGGGGCGCGTGGCGGATGTACTTCAAGGACGGCGTGACCGACGACGGCGAGATCATCGCACGCGAGGTCACCAGCTACGCCGACGCCGGTGCGTACAACCGGCACACGCCGTACGCAGTGACGAAACACGCGGCGAACCTGGCGGGGCCGTACAACATTCCGAACGCCAAGTTCGACTGCTACTGCGTGTACACGAACAAGCAGCCGTCCAGCGCGATGCGCGGGTTCGGGGTCACACCCTGTTCGTTCGCCATCGAGAACCACATGGACAAGATCGCCGACGAACTCGGTCTCGATCGATGGGAGGTCCGCTTCAAGAACGCGTACAAGAACGGGGACATCACGCCCCACCGCAAGGAGGTCGAGGACGCGAGTCTCATCGAGTGTATGCAGTCGACCGCGGAGATGATCGACGTCGACCTCCCGGAGGAATTCAAGCAAATGAGTTCGCTCGAAAACACGGAGGAGCACAATGTCTAA
- a CDS encoding DUF917 domain-containing protein, producing MTTREYDITEQWVTDVATGGAVLGGGGGGSLGEGIEFGELAVEYGTPTVVPLDSLDPSEVVLTVSGVGAPAATESHVDPADYVRAVKLLVDRLAEEGSTVGALMTNEMGGFASVNGLLQSAVTGLPLVDAACNGRAHPTGPMGSIGLANDARVLQSGVGGVPETERRHEVIVRAQLGTAASTIRRTAEAAGGLVAVARNPVTADYATEHAAVGVYEQAETVGAAVRTATDGVTAAENIAEELDGNVVVTGTVDSCALETTGGFDVGTVTVDGYELTFWNEYMTLDHDGTRVSTFPDLITTLDAESGRPISTAEIEVGQQVSVLTAPGASLALGAGMADPTLFEPVEAAVDRPVINYAFTQE from the coding sequence ATGACGACACGAGAGTACGATATCACAGAACAGTGGGTGACGGACGTCGCTACGGGCGGGGCGGTGCTGGGTGGTGGCGGCGGCGGGTCGCTCGGAGAAGGAATCGAATTCGGCGAACTCGCCGTTGAGTACGGGACGCCGACTGTCGTCCCGCTCGACTCGCTCGACCCGTCCGAGGTCGTGTTAACGGTGAGCGGAGTCGGCGCGCCGGCGGCGACCGAGAGCCACGTCGACCCAGCCGACTACGTCCGCGCGGTCAAGTTGCTCGTCGACCGACTCGCCGAGGAAGGATCGACTGTCGGCGCCTTGATGACCAACGAGATGGGCGGCTTCGCGTCGGTGAACGGCCTCCTACAGTCGGCCGTGACCGGACTTCCGCTCGTGGACGCCGCGTGTAACGGCCGGGCACACCCGACCGGACCAATGGGTTCGATCGGCCTTGCGAACGACGCGCGCGTACTCCAGTCGGGCGTCGGCGGCGTTCCGGAGACGGAGCGCCGGCACGAAGTCATCGTTCGGGCTCAACTCGGTACTGCGGCGTCGACGATCAGACGGACTGCTGAGGCAGCGGGGGGTTTGGTCGCCGTCGCGAGGAATCCGGTCACCGCTGACTACGCCACCGAACACGCTGCCGTCGGTGTGTACGAACAGGCCGAGACAGTCGGGGCTGCGGTCCGAACTGCGACCGACGGCGTGACGGCGGCAGAGAACATCGCCGAGGAACTGGACGGCAACGTCGTCGTCACCGGGACCGTCGATTCCTGTGCGCTCGAAACCACCGGCGGGTTCGACGTGGGGACGGTGACAGTCGACGGCTACGAGCTGACGTTCTGGAACGAGTATATGACGCTCGACCACGACGGAACGCGGGTTTCCACGTTCCCCGACCTCATCACGACTCTCGACGCTGAGTCGGGTCGCCCAATATCCACCGCAGAGATCGAAGTCGGACAGCAAGTCTCGGTACTCACCGCACCGGGAGCGTCACTCGCACTGGGCGCGGGCATGGCGGACCCGACCCTGTTCGAACCGGTTGAGGCGGCCGTCGATAGACCAGTGATCAACTACGCGTTCACTCAGGAGTGA
- a CDS encoding DUF1177 domain-containing protein → MLDNIQQAYSVLDHPEADGAAVQDAMGGTDIAVDVTTIETDKGSTDFVRVTVPGQDPDAPTLGVVGRLGGVGARPEEVGMVSDADGAIVALASAFKLAEMYERGDHLAGEVQIATHVCPDAPTQPHDPVPFMGSPVDMATMNRHEVDEEMDAVLSVDATKGNRVHCERGFAITPTAKEGWLLPPSDALLDIQERVTGEPPSTLTLTTQDITPYGNDVHHINSLMQPATATDAPVVGVATTSTSPIPGSGTGANYLPELLEATGFVVETAKEFTRGRATLYDRSEFERLQALYGSMDRLQTMGTER, encoded by the coding sequence ATGTTAGATAACATACAGCAAGCGTACAGCGTACTCGACCACCCGGAAGCAGACGGGGCTGCCGTTCAAGACGCCATGGGAGGAACCGACATCGCGGTGGACGTAACGACGATCGAGACCGACAAGGGGTCGACGGACTTTGTGCGCGTCACCGTCCCGGGCCAGGACCCGGACGCACCGACGCTCGGCGTCGTCGGCCGACTCGGCGGTGTCGGCGCCCGTCCTGAAGAGGTGGGGATGGTTTCCGATGCGGACGGTGCCATCGTGGCGCTCGCGTCGGCGTTCAAACTCGCGGAGATGTACGAGCGGGGAGACCACCTGGCCGGGGAGGTGCAGATCGCGACACATGTCTGTCCAGACGCGCCGACCCAGCCACACGACCCGGTCCCGTTCATGGGAAGCCCCGTCGACATGGCGACGATGAATCGCCACGAGGTCGACGAGGAGATGGACGCTGTCCTCTCGGTCGACGCAACCAAGGGCAACCGAGTCCATTGTGAGCGCGGGTTCGCCATCACGCCCACGGCGAAGGAGGGGTGGCTGTTGCCACCCAGCGACGCGCTCCTCGACATTCAAGAGCGGGTCACCGGAGAGCCACCGAGCACGCTAACGCTCACGACCCAAGACATCACCCCGTACGGAAACGACGTCCACCACATAAACAGCCTCATGCAACCGGCGACCGCGACGGACGCACCCGTTGTCGGTGTCGCCACCACGAGCACAAGTCCGATTCCAGGGTCGGGGACAGGTGCTAACTACCTCCCGGAACTCTTGGAGGCGACCGGGTTCGTTGTCGAGACAGCGAAGGAATTCACCCGGGGTCGGGCGACCTTGTACGACCGCTCCGAGTTCGAACGCTTGCAGGCGCTGTACGGGTCGATGGACCGACTGCAGACGATGGGGACAGAGCGATGA
- a CDS encoding xanthine dehydrogenase family protein molybdopterin-binding subunit → MSKQRGRGIAAVNYPTGMNLGGDPTQALIHSTTTGNFVITISSTDLGQGAKTALAQIGADAMGVPVENVIIDTGDTDTGPHCMGTFASRLTHRAGNAIIEAADEAREVMMEVAAEELESSSSDLVTDGEGNIHVKGAPGRFITVMDVAMAAHFQQGKTISGRGIGFKPKSDVDPETGEMDPDSSEAHACMIADVEVDTETGEVDVLKIACTYEIGQVVNPALVEGQIVGGAWMGMAHALYETTEPYYPYPDNKPSNFGDYSLPGPSEVPDIEHHVLEMGSHTGPFGAKGIGEMSATPPIPAIVNAINDAIGVRITKVPVTPEDVLRALEEKEENDGGDASETAETQEA, encoded by the coding sequence ATGTCTAAGCAACGCGGCCGCGGCATCGCAGCGGTCAACTATCCGACCGGGATGAACCTCGGTGGCGACCCGACCCAGGCGCTTATTCACAGCACGACGACCGGTAACTTCGTCATCACCATCTCGAGCACCGATCTCGGGCAGGGAGCGAAGACCGCCCTGGCGCAGATCGGTGCCGACGCGATGGGAGTTCCGGTCGAGAACGTCATCATCGACACCGGTGACACCGACACTGGTCCTCACTGTATGGGGACGTTCGCCAGCCGACTCACACACCGGGCCGGGAACGCCATCATCGAAGCCGCCGACGAAGCGCGGGAGGTCATGATGGAGGTGGCCGCCGAGGAACTCGAGTCGTCCTCCTCGGACCTGGTCACCGACGGCGAGGGGAACATCCACGTGAAGGGCGCCCCGGGTCGCTTTATCACGGTCATGGACGTCGCGATGGCCGCCCACTTCCAACAGGGGAAAACCATCTCGGGGCGTGGTATCGGCTTCAAGCCCAAGAGCGACGTCGATCCCGAGACCGGCGAGATGGACCCGGACTCCTCGGAGGCTCACGCGTGTATGATCGCGGACGTCGAGGTCGACACCGAGACCGGTGAAGTCGACGTCCTCAAAATCGCGTGCACCTACGAGATCGGGCAGGTGGTCAATCCGGCGCTCGTCGAAGGCCAGATCGTCGGCGGCGCCTGGATGGGTATGGCTCACGCCCTGTACGAGACGACCGAGCCCTACTACCCGTATCCGGACAACAAGCCGAGCAACTTCGGTGACTACAGCCTCCCGGGTCCCTCCGAGGTTCCCGACATCGAGCACCACGTCCTCGAAATGGGCTCGCATACCGGTCCGTTCGGTGCCAAGGGTATCGGCGAGATGTCCGCCACGCCGCCGATCCCGGCCATCGTCAACGCGATCAACGACGCCATCGGCGTCCGGATCACGAAGGTTCCCGTGACGCCCGAGGACGTCCTCAGGGCGTTGGAGGAGAAAGAGGAGAACGACGGGGGCGACGCGTCCGAAACGGCGGAGACACAGGAAGCATAA
- a CDS encoding aspartate/glutamate racemase family protein: MTGAETIELGVLRVLTLDDQADVALHGRIIEQHFPHASTRSRCIPNHPDGIPSAEAEVDALPYVLELGTDMGAQVDALAISCALDPGVSTLDQRLDIPVVGAGASVAGSALARGRNVGTLGLEGGTPSVIRNILGDQLQATETVEGAETTNYLTTREGRAAIDEAITRLVEAGCDVVAPSCTGLTTSGVLADIQRRAGVPIIDPVVAMGAIAAAAVRPGEETTDRTSTRHEHP, from the coding sequence ATGACGGGGGCCGAGACAATTGAACTTGGCGTACTCCGGGTACTGACTCTCGACGACCAGGCAGACGTCGCGTTACATGGGCGGATTATCGAGCAGCACTTCCCGCATGCATCGACGCGCTCGCGGTGTATCCCCAACCATCCCGACGGAATCCCCAGCGCAGAGGCCGAGGTCGACGCGCTGCCGTACGTTCTTGAACTGGGTACCGATATGGGGGCGCAGGTCGACGCGCTGGCGATCAGTTGTGCACTCGACCCGGGGGTCTCAACGCTCGACCAACGGCTAGATATCCCCGTCGTCGGGGCTGGTGCGAGTGTCGCTGGAAGCGCCCTCGCACGCGGGAGGAATGTCGGAACGCTCGGACTGGAGGGCGGAACGCCGAGCGTGATCAGGAATATCCTGGGTGACCAGCTACAGGCTACCGAGACGGTCGAGGGCGCAGAGACGACGAACTACCTGACGACTCGAGAGGGCCGAGCGGCGATCGATGAGGCCATCACGCGCCTCGTAGAGGCCGGCTGTGACGTCGTCGCTCCGAGTTGCACTGGACTCACAACATCCGGTGTGCTGGCGGACATCCAACGACGGGCAGGCGTTCCAATCATCGACCCGGTCGTTGCGATGGGGGCGATAGCGGCGGCCGCGGTACGGCCCGGTGAAGAGACGACTGACCGAACGTCAACGCGACACGAACACCCATGA
- a CDS encoding aminopeptidase, translated as MGDASDLRSVARRVLTDNMGAQAGDSLLVVTDTETIDIGHALFAAGDDLDLVAGLLEIQPLERSGVEPPEFVSSAMRNADIVVCPTAASLTHTRAREAATDSGARVATMPGITKRMFGEGAITADYGEVERLTAALTSRLTAASEVRLESAGEVLTMSIEGRDGISSDGLIRQPGESGNLPSGESYIAPVEDTADGTIVFDGGLAGVGVLNDPLFIDIESGTITDVEGPAADEFLKATTGDPCARRVGELGLGTNPAAEIIGTVLEDEKVYGTAHVAFGDNHGFGGTIQCDSHLDGIVLEPEVYLDDELVVSGGEVIV; from the coding sequence ATGGGCGACGCCTCCGACCTCCGTTCGGTCGCGCGCCGGGTCCTGACTGATAACATGGGCGCGCAGGCGGGCGATTCACTACTCGTCGTCACCGACACCGAGACGATAGACATCGGGCATGCGCTGTTTGCGGCCGGCGATGACCTCGACCTCGTCGCCGGGTTGCTCGAAATCCAACCTCTGGAGCGGAGCGGCGTCGAGCCTCCGGAATTCGTCTCGTCGGCCATGCGGAACGCAGACATCGTCGTCTGTCCGACAGCGGCCTCACTGACACACACCCGTGCGCGCGAGGCCGCGACCGACTCGGGCGCTCGCGTGGCGACGATGCCCGGTATCACCAAACGAATGTTCGGCGAGGGGGCGATCACCGCCGATTACGGCGAGGTCGAGCGCCTCACCGCTGCGTTGACGTCCCGACTGACGGCCGCCTCGGAGGTCAGACTGGAGTCCGCTGGGGAGGTGCTGACGATGTCCATCGAAGGTCGCGATGGAATCTCGAGCGACGGACTGATCCGACAGCCAGGTGAGTCCGGCAACCTCCCGTCCGGAGAGAGTTACATCGCACCCGTTGAGGACACGGCCGACGGCACTATTGTCTTCGACGGGGGACTCGCCGGCGTCGGCGTCCTCAACGACCCGTTGTTCATCGACATCGAGTCGGGGACAATAACCGACGTCGAAGGGCCGGCAGCCGACGAGTTCCTAAAGGCAACCACTGGTGATCCGTGTGCCCGGCGGGTTGGGGAACTCGGGCTCGGGACGAACCCCGCAGCGGAGATTATCGGGACCGTTCTCGAAGATGAAAAAGTGTACGGAACCGCTCATGTCGCGTTCGGAGACAACCACGGCTTTGGTGGGACGATCCAGTGTGATTCACACCTCGACGGTATCGTTCTCGAGCCGGAGGTGTATCTCGACGACGAACTCGTCGTCAGCGGTGGCGAGGTGATCGTGTGA
- a CDS encoding SRPBCC family protein has protein sequence MAYQPRVRVSQVIPSSAPAVWDAVREFDSIDEWHPVIEDCTIDEGKSPVQIGAVRDFTAGDRTVRERLEAHSDVDRYYQYSMEGEGGDKVDYLSELRIQPITETNESLATWTAHYDVVEDGDPEGEAEHLTKVFSGGLNTLRDQFSE, from the coding sequence ATGGCTTACCAACCAAGAGTACGTGTCTCTCAAGTGATCCCGAGTTCGGCGCCCGCCGTCTGGGACGCCGTTCGCGAGTTCGACAGTATCGACGAGTGGCATCCCGTGATCGAAGACTGTACCATTGACGAGGGCAAATCCCCGGTACAGATCGGCGCAGTCCGGGACTTCACGGCCGGCGACCGGACCGTCCGGGAACGGCTCGAGGCTCACTCGGACGTCGATCGGTACTACCAGTACTCCATGGAAGGGGAAGGCGGCGACAAGGTCGACTACCTCAGTGAGCTTCGGATCCAGCCGATCACGGAGACGAACGAGTCGCTGGCGACGTGGACCGCCCACTACGATGTCGTCGAGGACGGTGATCCGGAGGGAGAAGCCGAACACCTGACCAAGGTCTTCTCCGGCGGACTCAACACGCTACGCGACCAGTTCTCGGAGTGA
- a CDS encoding cyclase family protein, with product MTRIVDLSVTIGEETLSPPSVDKRLELTTHTMEGKSHWQGSEVSMLLHTGSHVDFESHTVKGGETAADVSLDRVCGDAFVVDLSDGGPNYEITLADVKEHAAHVRDGDIVLIRTDWSDAEWGNYPTYYMDSPYCAPEAAQWLVDNGAKAVGFDCFSEYPARLPDFEPEDFQIHKVILENDAILMQHLTNLGALPAAGRFQFFGPFIKMAAAEGAPSRFFAVLES from the coding sequence ATGACGCGAATCGTCGATCTCTCCGTGACTATCGGCGAGGAGACGCTCAGTCCTCCCTCGGTCGACAAGCGTCTGGAACTGACGACCCACACGATGGAGGGCAAGAGCCACTGGCAGGGGAGCGAAGTCAGCATGCTGTTGCACACCGGTTCGCACGTCGACTTCGAGTCCCACACCGTGAAAGGAGGTGAGACGGCCGCGGACGTCTCGCTGGACCGCGTCTGTGGCGACGCGTTCGTCGTCGACCTCAGTGACGGCGGACCGAACTACGAGATCACTCTCGCGGACGTCAAGGAGCACGCTGCTCACGTCCGCGACGGCGACATCGTGTTGATCCGAACCGACTGGTCCGACGCCGAGTGGGGTAACTACCCGACGTACTACATGGACTCGCCGTACTGCGCGCCCGAGGCGGCCCAGTGGCTCGTCGACAACGGCGCGAAGGCGGTCGGCTTCGACTGCTTCAGCGAGTATCCGGCTCGTCTCCCCGACTTCGAACCGGAGGACTTCCAGATTCACAAGGTGATTCTGGAGAACGACGCCATCCTCATGCAGCACCTCACCAATCTCGGTGCGCTCCCCGCGGCGGGCCGGTTCCAGTTCTTCGGCCCGTTCATCAAGATGGCCGCTGCGGAGGGGGCACCGAGCCGGTTCTTCGCCGTCCTCGAATCCTGA